A DNA window from Mesoplasma coleopterae contains the following coding sequences:
- a CDS encoding HU family DNA-binding protein, translating to MSIEMKNKKHTRSIGLIFVLVLFIVLIIAFKLLNQATNGTSDWFKTITESGLVETKYIDAAWFTGNEGLSHFISGPMGFKSLAQFKLASKFGSEGYITFLLPIFWDLLINWIAIVGIIFLVISIIMSFVRENKINKILSEKGSTTAIEEVKEISKEEIKQEAIKLEEKLEEEVIVKKPAKKKVKKPAVKKVAEPKVEEVKVAKTKTTPKKETTKKPVSSKKVAEPKVEEVKVIKEKVAPVVIPSKTESKYVIKKRYNQVSKKDILTKLEKTHPEFSKKSVKEVVNSAFEVMADAILKNEEIVISNFGKLTKVHKEAKKGKNPSTGAVIDIPASNTVKFKANKHLKENMSKGKWTGLTKVKKEIKK from the coding sequence ATGTCAATTGAAATGAAAAATAAAAAACATACGAGATCAATTGGTTTAATATTTGTTTTAGTTTTATTTATAGTTTTAATAATCGCGTTTAAACTTTTAAACCAAGCAACAAATGGAACATCAGATTGATTTAAAACAATCACTGAATCAGGTCTTGTTGAAACAAAATACATCGATGCAGCATGATTTACAGGAAATGAAGGATTAAGTCATTTTATTTCAGGACCAATGGGATTTAAATCATTAGCTCAGTTTAAATTAGCATCAAAATTTGGAAGTGAAGGATATATCACATTCTTATTGCCAATTTTCTGAGACTTATTAATTAATTGAATTGCAATTGTAGGAATAATTTTCTTAGTTATTTCAATAATTATGAGCTTTGTTAGAGAAAACAAAATTAACAAAATTCTTTCTGAAAAAGGATCTACAACAGCTATTGAAGAAGTTAAAGAAATTTCAAAAGAAGAAATCAAACAAGAAGCAATTAAATTAGAAGAAAAATTAGAAGAAGAAGTTATTGTTAAAAAACCTGCTAAAAAGAAAGTTAAAAAACCTGCTGTTAAAAAAGTAGCTGAACCTAAAGTTGAAGAAGTTAAAGTTGCTAAAACAAAAACAACACCTAAAAAAGAAACAACTAAAAAACCAGTATCTTCAAAAAAAGTAGCTGAACCTAAAGTTGAAGAAGTTAAGGTTATTAAAGAAAAAGTAGCTCCAGTAGTTATTCCTTCAAAAACTGAATCAAAGTATGTAATTAAAAAACGTTATAACCAGGTTTCTAAAAAAGATATTTTAACTAAATTAGAAAAAACTCATCCTGAATTTAGTAAAAAATCAGTTAAAGAAGTTGTTAATAGTGCTTTCGAAGTTATGGCTGACGCAATTTTAAAAAATGAAGAAATTGTTATCTCAAATTTTGGAAAACTTACAAAAGTTCATAAAGAAGCTAAAAAAGGTAAAAACCCATCAACAGGTGCTGTTATCGACATTCCGGCTTCAAATACAG
- the mnmG gene encoding tRNA uridine-5-carboxymethylaminomethyl(34) synthesis enzyme MnmG, translated as MNKHFDVIVIGGGHAGVEAALASARLNKKTALINLYKDRIAAMPCNPSIGGPAKGIVVREIDALGGEMAKAADKTALQTKLLNSSRGPGVWALRVQSDKEEYSKYMQNVVETQSNLELIEAIASDLVIDDNSVKGVVLNNGDIINATCVILTTGTYLKSEILTGHEKYSSGPNEEPTSNGISQSLKKAGIELFRFKTGTPPRIFKNSVDLSKAIKEPGTNAKLAFSFSTDEYTPIENQELCYLIHSTPETKKIIEDNLTKSAMYSGKVESIGPRYCPSFEDKIVRFSSKETHQIFIEPESLKGDAWYIQGFSTSMPTDIQLLMIRSLPGFEKAEVKTWAYAIEYDCINPMQLKPSLELKNISNLFTAGQINGTSGYEEAAGQGLIAGINASRKVDNLEPLILRRDEAYIGVMIDDLINKGVWEPYRLLTSRAEHRLLLRNDNAEHRLKEKGFQIGLIKDQEYNKYLNYTQEINEAIKELEEIRFTPKSKLAIELKELGQADLNHGYSGIEILKIPTVDINVMIPHIKSLQSLKNNQLQSIVIETRFAGYVKTERKTVERLIKLEKKKIPSNIDYDKIENLATEARQKLKKVMPLNIGQASRITGVNPADIQMLLFYLKNNYANEQM; from the coding sequence ATGAATAAACATTTTGATGTTATTGTAATTGGTGGTGGTCACGCAGGTGTTGAAGCAGCTTTAGCTTCAGCAAGATTAAATAAAAAAACAGCACTTATAAATTTATACAAAGACAGAATAGCTGCTATGCCTTGTAATCCGAGTATTGGTGGCCCTGCAAAAGGAATTGTAGTAAGAGAAATTGATGCTTTAGGTGGAGAAATGGCAAAAGCCGCTGATAAAACAGCTTTACAAACAAAACTTCTTAATTCTTCAAGAGGTCCTGGAGTATGAGCTCTTAGAGTTCAATCAGATAAAGAAGAATATTCAAAGTATATGCAGAATGTTGTTGAAACACAATCTAATTTAGAATTAATTGAAGCAATAGCATCTGATCTTGTTATTGACGATAATTCAGTAAAAGGTGTAGTTTTAAACAATGGAGATATTATTAATGCAACTTGTGTTATTTTAACTACTGGAACATATCTTAAATCTGAAATATTAACAGGTCATGAAAAATATTCTTCAGGTCCAAATGAAGAACCAACATCAAATGGAATAAGTCAATCATTAAAAAAAGCGGGCATTGAACTATTTAGATTTAAAACTGGAACACCTCCAAGAATTTTTAAAAACTCTGTAGATCTTTCTAAAGCTATTAAAGAACCAGGAACTAATGCAAAATTGGCTTTTAGTTTTTCTACAGATGAGTATACTCCAATTGAAAATCAGGAACTTTGTTATTTAATTCACTCAACACCAGAAACAAAAAAAATTATTGAAGATAACTTAACAAAGTCTGCTATGTACTCTGGGAAAGTTGAATCGATAGGACCAAGATATTGTCCAAGTTTTGAAGATAAAATTGTAAGGTTTTCTTCAAAAGAAACTCATCAAATTTTTATTGAACCAGAATCACTAAAAGGAGATGCGTGATATATTCAAGGTTTTTCAACATCAATGCCAACTGATATTCAATTGCTTATGATTAGATCTTTACCAGGATTTGAAAAGGCAGAAGTTAAAACTTGAGCTTATGCAATTGAATATGACTGTATAAACCCAATGCAATTAAAACCGTCATTGGAATTAAAGAATATTAGTAACTTATTTACAGCTGGGCAAATAAATGGGACAAGTGGATATGAGGAAGCTGCAGGACAAGGGTTAATAGCAGGAATAAATGCATCAAGAAAAGTTGATAATTTAGAACCATTAATTTTAAGAAGAGATGAAGCATATATTGGCGTAATGATTGATGATTTAATTAATAAAGGGGTTTGAGAACCTTACAGACTTTTAACAAGTAGAGCAGAACATAGATTGCTTTTAAGAAATGATAATGCAGAACATAGATTAAAAGAAAAAGGTTTTCAAATTGGATTAATTAAGGATCAAGAATACAATAAATATTTAAATTATACTCAAGAAATAAATGAAGCAATTAAAGAGTTAGAAGAAATTAGATTTACACCAAAATCAAAACTTGCCATCGAATTAAAAGAACTAGGGCAAGCTGATTTAAATCATGGATATAGTGGTATTGAAATTTTAAAAATACCAACTGTTGATATAAATGTTATGATTCCACATATTAAGTCTTTACAGAGTTTAAAAAATAATCAATTGCAATCAATTGTTATCGAAACTAGATTTGCAGGATATGTTAAAACTGAAAGAAAAACAGTCGAAAGATTAATTAAACTTGAAAAGAAAAAAATACCATCAAATATTGACTATGATAAGATTGAAAACTTAGCTACTGAAGCTAGACAAAAACTAAAAAAAGTAATGCCTTTAAATATAGGGCAGGCATCTAGAATTACTGGGGTAAATCCTGCAGACATACAAATGCTGTTGTTTTACCTTAAAAATAACTATGCCAACGAACAAATGTAA